The sequence below is a genomic window from Macadamia integrifolia cultivar HAES 741 chromosome 1, SCU_Mint_v3, whole genome shotgun sequence.
ATAGTCTAACTAAATggacacatcatatactctgtctttgaTCTGCTTATCTTAAAACCCCTTGATTCTAGGCTAGATATCCATagctccagtttagtattaatcaCTTCCACTGTCTCATcaatcaaaacaatatcattagcgaatagcatacaccatgggaATTGGTCTTGGATGTGCCTGGTTAGATCATCCATGATGAGAGCAAACAGATAAGAGTTCAAAGCtgatccttggtgtaacccaattgtaactGGGAACTTGTTATTTTGACACTCCTCACCACTCCCTCATATATGTCCTTAATTACATCCACATAATTTAATGGACTCCTTATGTTCCCTAAGGCATGCCCAATGAGTTCTCTAGGTACTATGTCATACAAtttctctaggtcaataaagaccatatggatgTTCTTTTCATGAGCTCTAAATGCTACAAAATCAGACCGAATTAAAACCTCAAACAAACTAAAACCgatatttccttattggtttggtttcaattttgcCACTTCCACATGAAAAACAACTCATTTCGGACCAAAACCCGACAaaccgactgattgacacccctacccatgACCCCAGTGGGTGATGACTCAGCATTCTATAAGGCTTAGGGTCGATAGCTTGGAATTCCATACCTGCCGATTCCATAGAACTTGTGTTTTGATCACTTTCCTATTTTGGGTTTGGAAAAAGTATCCATGGAGGTTCGATCGATACAAAAGGAATAAAGACATTTTGATATCTTGTGAGTTAGAAGGAAAGTCCCTTTGCCAACTATGGGAAGTCTTACTAACAACGACTAGCCTAGCGTGTCCTATCTTGCTTAGTTTCCCTCTCTACAACTACATATGACAGGTGATTAATGCATCTATTTTTATAACCtttcaagatatatatatattttttttggtagaaatcttttaaaatcatgaaaatattAATGTGAAATAATTTTCAATGTTGTTGCTAGCTGTTCCAGACACCACTTTGTAGTAGTTTACCTCTATATATTTATGAATCTTTGCAGTCATCTTCTACTCTCATTCAGCTTTCTTCTTTGGTTAGAAATGGTGACTTCATTTTCACTCTATTcacttttcatcttcttctttttaacctTCTTATCATCCATTAACACCGCTGCTGCAAATTCTAAACACCCGCGATTCGCCTTTGATCTCATCCACCGTGATTCTCCTCTTTCTCCACTCTATAATTCCGATTCCACTTTTTGGGACAAAGCTGAGAGATTATATGAAAGTTCAATTGCACGCTATGCATATATATCTTCCAAAGGAATAAGTGGTAAGTACCGAATTGATGTTAATGTTGATAACTATTTCTACCTTGCAAAACTCTCCATTGGCGCACCAGCGGTTGATGTCTTCGCGGTCATAGATACCGGTAGCGATCTTCTATGGATCCAGTGCAATCCTTGCGACCATTGTCAGCCACAGACTGGACCAATCTATGATCGCACCAAATCAAAAACCTATGCCAACGTAACATGCGGCTCTTTAGATTGTGAATTAGATCCCCACATGGATTGTGATAGCAATAATGTGTGTCGTTACAATAGTAAGTATGTTGATGGGAGTTATAGCTATGGCATTATTGCCACTGATGCCCTACTGTTCAGGAACCCTGATGGAACTGTGGTACCTAAGAATGTGGCCTTTGGTTGTGGTATTAACAACTATGTTTCAGCTCAAGGCCAATTGGGTGGAATATTAGGCCTTTCTGCAACTGAAATGTCATTGGTCTCTCAGTTAGGTGGAAATACAcaccaaaaattttcttattgtttgGGCAATGCAAGTGATCCATCTTCCAAAGGTAATGTGATCATAGGTGGAGATGCACATATTGCTGGCTTCATGACTCCCTTCACATTTGATAATTTGTATCATGTCAATCCTGTTGAAATTAAAGTTGGATCTCAAAGTCTTAATCTTCCTCCGGGGATATTTGGTCCTCCTGGGAATGTGATCTTAGATAGTGGTGCCGTATACACATTTGTACCACCAGAAGTATATAAAATGCTAGCAGATGCTATATCTCAGACGATCAAAAGCTTCAAGGTTAAACCAATACCACCTCCAAGACCAGGGATGTTATGCTACAATGGAAATATTGGCAGAGACTTGAATGGATTTCCAACTGTGACAATTCAATTTCAAGGAAAAGCAGCGCTGGTTTTAGAGAGATGGAGTATTTTCATAGATGATGGAAATGGAAGATTTTGCTTAGCTTTCGCTTCTACTGGTGGTTCCAGTAAGAGAAGCACTATTGGTGCCATGGCTCAACAGTTTtacaattttgggtttgattttaatACAAAGGAATTGTCTATTATCCATTCTGTTTGCATTTACTAAGAAAGATGGGGCTAGCTGGGTTGATCAACTAACCCAACACAACTAAATAAGAAATATTTGCCTTTTGGTTTTTACTTTGTTTTTGTATCAAGTCTCTTTAGTGATGGGTATAAGATGATTTGATATCTTATGAGATTTCTCAGTttgtttcattctttttttgctagaagTCAGCAAGAGAATATCATTAAATATGAGGAAATAGAGATATAATTGTACAGAACATCCTTGGATCAATattccaccttcgacattgccatcaacagagataacgatccaaacaaaataaaatatagaagaAAATTATATAAACCGATATCTCGGTCTTTGTTGGAAATCCCAATTTATATCATAAGTTATAAAGTCTCAAGGGGGGTTCCAAATTGCAGAGCTTCTATATGTTGCAGCATGCTTTGCCAATTTATCTGTGATTGAATTAATTTCTCTGTAACAGTGAGTAATGTGCCACTGAATATTGTTTAAGTACTGTCTGAAGTTTCTCCATTGTTGTTCAAAGAGCCATAAAATAGATTGATTTCGAATGTAGCTTACAATAGCCtgtgagtcacattcaatccatagtTTATCTATTC
It includes:
- the LOC122084133 gene encoding aspartic proteinase CDR1-like, giving the protein MVTSFSLYSLFIFFFLTFLSSINTAAANSKHPRFAFDLIHRDSPLSPLYNSDSTFWDKAERLYESSIARYAYISSKGISGKYRIDVNVDNYFYLAKLSIGAPAVDVFAVIDTGSDLLWIQCNPCDHCQPQTGPIYDRTKSKTYANVTCGSLDCELDPHMDCDSNNVCRYNSKYVDGSYSYGIIATDALLFRNPDGTVVPKNVAFGCGINNYVSAQGQLGGILGLSATEMSLVSQLGGNTHQKFSYCLGNASDPSSKGNVIIGGDAHIAGFMTPFTFDNLYHVNPVEIKVGSQSLNLPPGIFGPPGNVILDSGAVYTFVPPEVYKMLADAISQTIKSFKVKPIPPPRPGMLCYNGNIGRDLNGFPTVTIQFQGKAALVLERWSIFIDDGNGRFCLAFASTGGSSKRSTIGAMAQQFYNFGFDFNTKELSIIHSVCIY